The Candidatus Thermoplasmatota archaeon sequence GGAGGCCCTCACCGCCCGCGGGGTCGCGTGGGAGCCGGCGGCGGCGAACCTGCGCGTGAGCCTCGACGATCCGCGCGAGGTGCTGCGCATCGTGGCCCAGGCGGGCCTCGTCGTGCGGCACCTGGCGCCCTTCGAGCTCACGCTCGACGAGGCGTTCACGCAGGCCGTGGCGGGAGGTGCGTCGAATGCCTGAGGGCGTCCACGGCTACCCGCGCTGGACGGGCACGCTCTCGACGGGCTCGGCGGCGCCCACGGTCGCAGGCGAGGAGCTGCGGCGCGCGCTCAACAACCTGTGGATCCAGATCCCCCTCGTTCTCATCCTCGCCTACGCGGTCGCCGTCGTGGGCCAGCTCTCGTCCTTCTCGCGCGGCGGAACGGGGATCCACACGCTCTCGCAGTTCGTCACGTTCCTCGACGTCGTCCCCTGGGCGGGCCTCCTGGTGGCCGCCATCATGGGCGCGCCGCTTCTCCTCGAGGACCAGCGGCAGGGCGCCCTCGAGCTCTACCTCTCGCGCGCCGTCACGCTTCCGGAGTACCTCGGCGGCAAGATCGCGGCGCTTCTTGCCGTGACCACGCTTGCCTGCGTGGGTCCCGTGCTTCTTTACTACGTTGCCACGATGCTCATGTTCCAAAACCACCCCGAAGGCTGGGAATGGGTTCTGCCAGGTGCGCTTGCCTGGGCGTTCCTGTGGGCCGTCATGGTGTCCGGCCTTGCGCTTGGGCTGGCGGCCGTGTCGCGCTCCAGCCGCGGGGCCACGCTCCTCCTGCTGGGCTCCTTTGCCGTGCTCGACGTCTTCGCGAACAACGTGTTCGCCGGAGCCCAGCGGCTCGTCGACGTTCTCGTCCCCGGCGGCGCGGCGCGCATCGTGTCTCCCATGAACGCCTGGGACGCGCAGTTGCCCTGGATGATCGGGGCCACGGTCGATTCGGGCTTCGAGGGCTGGTGGGGTCTCGTGCTCTGGGCCGTGCTTCTTGCGCTCGGTTGGGGCCTCCTGGCGTGGAAGCGGCCTCGCCTGGGAGGTGCCGCCGAATGAACGTCCTCGCGTGCGAACGCCTCTCGCGATGGTACGGCGACGTGATTGCCGTCAACGACCTCACGGTCGAGGTCGAGCCGGGGATCACGGGCGTTCTTGGCCCCAACGGCGCCGGCAAGACGAGCCTTCTGCGCATGGCCACCGGTCTTGTCCGCCCTTCCGCCGGGACGATCCGCGTCCTAGGCGAGGACCCGTGGGACAACCCGGCGCTTGCCGCGCGCGTGGGTTACGTGCCGGAGGGCGACGCGCCCTGGCGCGATCTCTCGGGTCTCCAGTGCGCCACGCTTGCCGCCCGTCTTTCCGGCCTTGCGCCCGGACGCGCGGAGGAGGCGGCCCGCGAGAAGCTCGCGCGCGTGGGCCTTTCTTCGGCCATGGACCGCCGCGTGGAGGCCTACTCGCGCGGCATGCGGCAGAAGCTCAAGTTCGCGCTCGCGCTTGCGCACGATCCCGAGCTTCTCATCCTCGACGAGCCCCTCCTGGGCACGGATCCGCCCACGCGGCGGGACCTCGTTCAGCTCATCAAGGGCCTGGCGGCCGAGGGCAAGAGCGTGCTCGTCTCGACGCACGTGTTGCCGGACGTCGAGGCCATGACGCAGCGCATCCTGCTCGTGAACCACGGGCGCCTCATGGCCTACGGCGAGGTGGCCAAGATCCGCGACCTCCTGGAGCGCTACCCGCGGACCGTCCGCCTGGCCACTCCAAGCCCGCGCCCCGTGGGGGCCGCGCTCTGGGGATGGGAGAGCGTCCTGTCCGTCGCGGCGGAGGAAGGCGCTGTCGTCGTGCGCACGCGCGACCCGCAGCGCTTCTACGAGGACCTCCAGCGGATGCTTCTGGAGCGGCAGGATCTCGCGGTGATGTCCGTGACGAGCCCCGACGAGACGATCGAAGCCGTGTTCCGGTACCTCGTGGAGGCCTGATCGCGTGGCCGCTCCCATCGGAACCCTGTTCGGCCTGTCGCTGCGCGGCTGGCTGTCGGCGCGCGGCGTGTGGGCCGCCTTCGCGGTCGCGCTCGTCCCGATGCTCCTCACCGGCTCCTGGGTCGCCACGCACCCGGCCGACGTCGAGGTGACGGGCGTCTTCGCCGATCTCGAGCGCATCCGGGACGGCGACGAGGTCACCTTCGCGGTGCAGCTGCGCAACGTCGGCGGCGTCGACGTGGGCGGCTTCAACGTGAGCCTCTCCGTCTTCCACGCGCTGCCGCGCGTCGAAGGGAACCGCCTCGTCGTGAACAACGAGACCGGACGGCTCGCCTGGGAGATGTCCGCCGAGACGCGCATGCGGCCCTCGCGCGATTTCTTCCAGGGCGAGCGGCTCGTCGAGCGCGTCGAGGGGCTTCCCGCGGGCGCGTCGACGACGGTGACGTTCAGTTGGCAGGCCAAGTTCGGCGTGTGGCTCGTGCTCGCCCAGGCCGACCCCGAGGACGCAGTCGGCGAGATCAACGAGCGCAACAACCTCGCACAGCACCGGCCGCCGGGCACCGAGGCCCTCGCCCGGGGCGAGCCGACGCCGCTTGTCGTTCCCTTCCGCCTGCCCGAGGCGGGCCCGCGGGCGCCCACGGGTCTCGAAGGCGAAGGCGAGACGCAAGCCAACCTGTCGGTCCGGGTGGAGTTCGCGCCGCGGGAGCCGCGGCTGTTCGAGTTCGTCAACATCACGGCGACGGTCGTCAACAGCGGCCCCGAGCCCGTCGAGAACGCGACGTTCCGGCTGCGCGCGGGGCGCGTGGACGGAGGCGCGTTCTCGATCGTGCCGCCCGTGCAGGACCAGCTTCGGACCGTGAGCCTTGGCGTGGGGAACAGCTCCACGATCACGATCTCATGGCAGCCGCCGTTCCTGGAGACGTACTGGATCCAGGCGTACGCGCAGCCGCCCGCCGGCGCGCTCGATCCCAGCCCCGACGACAACGTCGTCGCGGTGCCCTTTGGGATGTTGATGCCCGATCACCGGCAGCTCGTCGAAGATCTGCGGCCGCTCCTGGCGCCGCAGCTGGAGCCTCCGCCGCGGGCCACGATCAAGGCGTTCTACCAGGCGATCTTCGAGTTCCTGCACCTGCACATCATCCTGCCCTTCGTCGCGCTGTTCTACGCCGCCGGCGTGCTGGCCGACGAGCGGGAGCGCGGCACGCTCCCGTACGTCCTGACGCGGCCCATCCCGCGCTGGCTCCTGCCGCTTGCGAAGTTCGCCGCAGGCTTCGTCGTGGCCGCCACGGCTGTGATCCTTGGCATCGCCGCCGCTTTCGCCGTCATGTTCGGCGCACCCGGCGGGGACGTGGGCTTCCTCACGACGCCGCTTCTGGCAAGCCTCGCCGCGCTCTTTGCCTACTCGGCGTTCTTTGTGCTCTTGGGCGTCCTCGTCGACCGGCCCTACCTCGTGGGCGTCGCCTTCGTGCTCGGTTGGGAGACGATCGCCGGAGCGCTCGTGCCGTGGGTGTCGAACCTCACGATCAGCCACCACGTGCGCAAGGCGTTTGGCGGCTGGCCCATGGACCAGGGGGTTCAATGGGCTCCGGCGGAGGGAGAGCCCACGACGGCGCTTCTCGTGGTGCTCCTCTCCGGCGTGGCGTTCCTCGTGGCCGCCGCCGTGGCGATGAAGCGGCGGGAATTCCCCGCCTAGCGGCCGCGACGCCCGCCCGGAAGGCCCAACGCGCCCAGCGGATACTCGACCGCCCAGCCGAGCATCCACGCAAGGAAGAAGACGGGCGCGCTGGCCGCAAGCGCCGGATCGCGCTTGGCGACCGCGCACTTGAGGCCATAGACGAGCGGCCCCAGCAACGCGAGGACGACTGCGGCAAAGAACGGGAAGCGCAGCGCCGGCGCGGCGACGGCCGCGATCGCGAACACGATCGCGCCGTGGAGCGCAAGCGCCGGAAGCCACTGGCGCGGGCTTCGCATGCGCGGGTGCTTCCGGTTGACGACGGCCTGCCAATAGGCGTACCGACCCTGCTGATACAGAAAGGAGGTAAGGCTCGTCCTGTGGTGGTGGCGCACGGCGGCCTCGGGAACGTAGGCGATCCGGTAGCCGGCGTCGAGCAGGCGCGCGTTGAACTCCGGGTCCTCGGTCGCGATGAGCGACTCGTCGAAGAGCCCGACGGCCTCCATCGCGGACTTCCGGAACATGGCGTTGCGGCAGACGCTCGCGTAGATGTTCGTCGACGACACAAAGGGCGCGTCGTAGGGATGCGCGCCAAGAAGCGGGACGATGCCTCGGCTTGGGCCGTGCACGGGAAAGCACGCGATCGTGCGCGACACGAGATCCTGGCTCTCGCTCTCGTTGGGGCCCCCGACGCCTCCGATCGTGGGGTCCTTCGTGAAGACGGCGACCATGTCGCGAAGCACGTTTGCGCCGACGACCATGTCGCCGTCGGTGATGTACACGAATTCCCCCTTGGCCTCGCGCACGCCGCGGTTGCGTCCGCCGGCCACGTCCGGTCCTGGCCGGACGAGCAGGCGCACGGGCGGGTTCGAGCTTCGCGCCTCGTATTCCTTGACGATCTCGGCCGTGCGATCGGTCGAGACGGCGTCCACGACGAGGATCTCGTAGCGGTCCTTCGGGTAGTCCTGCGCAAGCAGCGAGTCGAGGAGCTTTGAGATCGTGCGCTCCTCGTTTCGCACCGAGGTGACGACGGAGACGAACGGGAGAATCCCCGCGGAGGTCGCCATCGTGGCGCGCACGTCGGCGCGTCCTCAAATCCCTGCCGCTTGGTTTATGTACCGCAAGCCCTTGCTTCCCCCCGTCGTGGGGTGCGATGGACGAGCCCTTCGTGAGCGTGGTCGTGACGGTCCGCAACGAAGCGGGCGCGATCACCGAGCTTCTCGAGAGCCTGGCCGTCCAGGAGCCGCCCTACGAGGTGCTCGTCGTCGACTCGAACAGCGAGGACGGCACGCGCGAGATCGTCGCGAGCTTCGCCGCCAAGCACCCGACGATCCGACTCCTCTTGCACGGCAACACCCGGGGCGGCTCGCGCAACTTCGGCGTCGCGCGCGCGGGCGGCGACATCGTCGCCTTCGTCGACGGGGACTGCCTGGCAAGCCCGAGCTGGGTGGCCGAGATCCGGGAAGCCATGGCCACGGCTGACGTCGTCGCCGGGCGCACGGTCAACATCGGCTACGAGCCGTTCACGCGCCTGGAGCGCGTCGAGCTTTCCCACAAGGGCTTCGACGTGACCTACCCGAGCTGCAACCTCGCCTACCGCCGGGACGTGTTCGAGAGCCTCGGCGGATTCGACCCGCATTTCCGCACGGCCGAGGACATCGACCTCAACTTCCGCGCCGTGGAGCACGGTTACTCGATCGCGTTTGCCCCAAAGGCGGTCGTGTACAACCGCACGCGCAGCCGCGTCGTGGGCTTCCTCAAGCAGGCGTTCTGGAACGGGTACGGCCGCAAGCAGCTCACGCTCAAGCACGGCAACCTCTGGGCGAGCTACTCGTTCCGCAAGCTCTTCGCGCGCCAGATGACGTTCTGGGGCGTCGTGCGGCTGGCGTGCGCCGTGCTCGGCTACCTCACGTGCAAGGTGCGGGAGCCGCGCCGGCCCTACGTGCCGCCGCCGGCGCTCGTGACCCCCCGGGCGCGCCCGCAGGCGGAGGAGAAGGGCGCATGACCGACCCGCAGCCGCCGGGCGCGCGCACGATCAGCGTCGTCATCCCCGCGCTCAACGAGGAGGAAGGGATCGGCGGCGTGATCGACCAGATCCCGAGCAAGGAGCTTGCGTCGCGCGGCTTTGCCGTCGAGATCGTCGTCGTGGACGGCGAATCGACGGACCGCACGCGCGAGGTCGCGCGCTCGCGCGGCGCGCGGGTGATCGTCGAGCCGCGGCGAGGCTACGGGCGCGCGTACAAGACGGGCTTCGAGCGCGCCCGGGGCGAGATCCTCGTCACCGCCGACGCCGACCTCACCTACCCGGTCGAGCAGATCCCCGCGCTCGTGGACGAGCTCGAGCGCGAGAGCCTGGACTTCCTCACGACGGACCGCTTCGCGCGCATGCGGGAGGGGGCCATGAGCCGCAAGCACCGGATCGGGAACTGGGTGCTCTCGACGGCCATGCGGGTCCTTTTCCTCACGCGCGTGCGCGACTCGCAAAGCGGCATGTGGGTCCTCCGACGCTCGGCGCTTCCGCGTCTTTCGCTCACAAGCGACGGCATGGCGTACTCGGAGGAGATCAAGATCGAGGCGTTCTCGAAGCTTCGAGCGCGCGAGGTTCCCATCGAGTACCGCTCGCGCGTGGGCGAGGTG is a genomic window containing:
- a CDS encoding glycosyltransferase, with amino-acid sequence MDEPFVSVVVTVRNEAGAITELLESLAVQEPPYEVLVVDSNSEDGTREIVASFAAKHPTIRLLLHGNTRGGSRNFGVARAGGDIVAFVDGDCLASPSWVAEIREAMATADVVAGRTVNIGYEPFTRLERVELSHKGFDVTYPSCNLAYRRDVFESLGGFDPHFRTAEDIDLNFRAVEHGYSIAFAPKAVVYNRTRSRVVGFLKQAFWNGYGRKQLTLKHGNLWASYSFRKLFARQMTFWGVVRLACAVLGYLTCKVREPRRPYVPPPALVTPRARPQAEEKGA
- a CDS encoding glycosyltransferase family 2 protein, producing the protein MTDPQPPGARTISVVIPALNEEEGIGGVIDQIPSKELASRGFAVEIVVVDGESTDRTREVARSRGARVIVEPRRGYGRAYKTGFERARGEILVTADADLTYPVEQIPALVDELERESLDFLTTDRFARMREGAMSRKHRIGNWVLSTAMRVLFLTRVRDSQSGMWVLRRSALPRLSLTSDGMAYSEEIKIEAFSKLRAREVPIEYRSRVGEVKLNSWKDGLRNLGFLFRKRFGLTRPE
- a CDS encoding CARDB domain-containing protein, which codes for MAAPIGTLFGLSLRGWLSARGVWAAFAVALVPMLLTGSWVATHPADVEVTGVFADLERIRDGDEVTFAVQLRNVGGVDVGGFNVSLSVFHALPRVEGNRLVVNNETGRLAWEMSAETRMRPSRDFFQGERLVERVEGLPAGASTTVTFSWQAKFGVWLVLAQADPEDAVGEINERNNLAQHRPPGTEALARGEPTPLVVPFRLPEAGPRAPTGLEGEGETQANLSVRVEFAPREPRLFEFVNITATVVNSGPEPVENATFRLRAGRVDGGAFSIVPPVQDQLRTVSLGVGNSSTITISWQPPFLETYWIQAYAQPPAGALDPSPDDNVVAVPFGMLMPDHRQLVEDLRPLLAPQLEPPPRATIKAFYQAIFEFLHLHIILPFVALFYAAGVLADERERGTLPYVLTRPIPRWLLPLAKFAAGFVVAATAVILGIAAAFAVMFGAPGGDVGFLTTPLLASLAALFAYSAFFVLLGVLVDRPYLVGVAFVLGWETIAGALVPWVSNLTISHHVRKAFGGWPMDQGVQWAPAEGEPTTALLVVLLSGVAFLVAAAVAMKRREFPA
- a CDS encoding glycosyltransferase: MRATMATSAGILPFVSVVTSVRNEERTISKLLDSLLAQDYPKDRYEILVVDAVSTDRTAEIVKEYEARSSNPPVRLLVRPGPDVAGGRNRGVREAKGEFVYITDGDMVVGANVLRDMVAVFTKDPTIGGVGGPNESESQDLVSRTIACFPVHGPSRGIVPLLGAHPYDAPFVSSTNIYASVCRNAMFRKSAMEAVGLFDESLIATEDPEFNARLLDAGYRIAYVPEAAVRHHHRTSLTSFLYQQGRYAYWQAVVNRKHPRMRSPRQWLPALALHGAIVFAIAAVAAPALRFPFFAAVVLALLGPLVYGLKCAVAKRDPALAASAPVFFLAWMLGWAVEYPLGALGLPGGRRGR
- a CDS encoding ABC transporter ATP-binding protein, with product MNVLACERLSRWYGDVIAVNDLTVEVEPGITGVLGPNGAGKTSLLRMATGLVRPSAGTIRVLGEDPWDNPALAARVGYVPEGDAPWRDLSGLQCATLAARLSGLAPGRAEEAAREKLARVGLSSAMDRRVEAYSRGMRQKLKFALALAHDPELLILDEPLLGTDPPTRRDLVQLIKGLAAEGKSVLVSTHVLPDVEAMTQRILLVNHGRLMAYGEVAKIRDLLERYPRTVRLATPSPRPVGAALWGWESVLSVAAEEGAVVVRTRDPQRFYEDLQRMLLERQDLAVMSVTSPDETIEAVFRYLVEA
- a CDS encoding ABC transporter permease subunit produces the protein MPEGVHGYPRWTGTLSTGSAAPTVAGEELRRALNNLWIQIPLVLILAYAVAVVGQLSSFSRGGTGIHTLSQFVTFLDVVPWAGLLVAAIMGAPLLLEDQRQGALELYLSRAVTLPEYLGGKIAALLAVTTLACVGPVLLYYVATMLMFQNHPEGWEWVLPGALAWAFLWAVMVSGLALGLAAVSRSSRGATLLLLGSFAVLDVFANNVFAGAQRLVDVLVPGGAARIVSPMNAWDAQLPWMIGATVDSGFEGWWGLVLWAVLLALGWGLLAWKRPRLGGAAE